The Anaerolineae bacterium genome window below encodes:
- a CDS encoding menaquinone biosynthesis decarboxylase, whose translation MAYRDLREFIQRLEQQGQVRRIRAPVSPNLEITEITDRVSKGPAAANFALLFEHVHGSTMPVLTNAFGSAQRMAWALGVEQLDDLTANLERMLVPEIPGSLVGKLRRLGDLLDVARAGPRMVKDAPCQEVIQTDSPSLEGLPILKCWPDDGGRYITLPAVITRDPATGRRNVGMYRLQVFDERTLGMHWQRHKGGAEHEREGRRLGESRLEAAIALGGDPAITYCASAPLPQGVDEMLLAGWLRGRGVDMVRCVSVDLEVPADAEIVLEGYVDLGERRLEGPFGDHTGYYSLAGLYPVFHLTALTRRRDAIYPATVVGRPPMEDYWMGKATERLFLPLVRLMLPDVVDMNMPAEGVFHNMVIVSVRKRYPGHVRSIMYGLWGLGLLMLAKNLIVVDEHVNVHDLSEVAWRVGNSVDPARDLVLAEGPVDDLDHASLRPGYGGKLGIDATAKDSGDGFDREWPREIVMSQEVKRLVEDRWSEYGL comes from the coding sequence ATGGCCTATCGCGACCTGCGCGAGTTCATCCAGCGGCTCGAACAGCAGGGCCAGGTCAGGCGCATCCGGGCTCCGGTGTCTCCCAACCTGGAGATCACCGAGATCACCGATCGGGTGTCCAAGGGGCCGGCCGCGGCCAATTTCGCCCTGCTTTTCGAGCACGTACACGGCTCCACCATGCCGGTGCTCACCAACGCCTTCGGCTCCGCCCAACGGATGGCCTGGGCGCTGGGGGTGGAGCAGCTAGACGACCTCACCGCCAACCTGGAGCGCATGCTGGTCCCCGAGATCCCGGGCAGCCTGGTGGGTAAGCTCAGGCGCCTGGGCGACCTGCTGGACGTCGCCCGAGCCGGGCCTCGGATGGTAAAGGACGCTCCCTGCCAGGAGGTGATACAGACCGACAGCCCTAGCCTCGAGGGCCTGCCTATACTGAAGTGCTGGCCCGACGACGGAGGGCGGTACATCACCCTGCCGGCCGTCATCACCCGCGACCCGGCCACTGGCCGGCGCAACGTGGGGATGTACCGCCTGCAGGTCTTTGACGAGCGGACCCTGGGAATGCACTGGCAGAGGCATAAGGGAGGGGCGGAACACGAGCGGGAAGGTCGGCGGCTGGGCGAGAGCCGGCTGGAGGCGGCTATCGCTTTGGGCGGGGACCCTGCCATCACCTACTGCGCCTCCGCTCCCCTGCCCCAGGGCGTAGACGAGATGCTCCTGGCCGGCTGGCTCCGCGGTCGCGGCGTAGATATGGTCAGGTGCGTGAGCGTGGACCTAGAGGTGCCGGCGGATGCCGAGATCGTCCTCGAGGGCTACGTGGACCTAGGGGAGCGCCGGCTGGAGGGCCCCTTTGGCGATCACACCGGCTACTACAGCTTGGCCGGTCTGTACCCCGTCTTCCACCTTACCGCTCTGACTCGCCGTCGCGACGCCATCTACCCGGCGACAGTGGTGGGCCGGCCGCCCATGGAGGACTACTGGATGGGGAAGGCCACCGAGCGGCTGTTCCTGCCCCTGGTGCGCCTGATGCTGCCGGACGTGGTGGACATGAACATGCCGGCGGAGGGTGTCTTCCACAACATGGTCATCGTGTCCGTGCGCAAGCGCTACCCGGGCCACGTGCGCAGCATCATGTATGGGCTGTGGGGCCTGGGCCTATTGATGCTGGCCAAGAACCTGATCGTGGTGGACGAGCATGTCAACGTCCATGACCTGTCGGAAGTGGCCTGGCGGGTGGGCAACAGCGTGGATCCCGCCCGGGACCTGGTCCTGGCGGAGGGGCCGGTGGACGACCTGGACCACGCCAGCCTGAGGCCCGGCTATGGGGGCAAGCTGGGGATAGACGCCACTGCTAAGGACTCGGGCGACGGGTTCGACCGGGAGTGGCCGCGAGAGATCGTCATGAGCCAGGAGGTCAAGCGCTTGGTGGAGGACCGTTGGAGTGAGTACGGCCTCTAG